Part of the Drosophila santomea strain STO CAGO 1482 chromosome 2L, Prin_Dsan_1.1, whole genome shotgun sequence genome is shown below.
TCCGAGTGGTTGGCTCATGAGTTGTCTTTTCAGTGGTTGCCTTCTTAGTCGTAGTAGGCTTTGTGGTAGATGTTTTACGAGTTGTTGGTTCCACAGTAGTCCTTAAAGTTGTTGATTTCTTGGTAGTGGGTTCATGCGTCGTTCTTTTGGTTGTAGTCTTTTTAGTCGTTGGCTTTACTGTTGTCTTATGGGTTGTTGTCTTCCGAGTTGTTGGCTCATGAGTTGTCCTTTTAGTTGTTGCCTTCTTAGTCGTAGTAGGCTTTGTGGTAGATGCTTTACGAGTGGTTGGTTCTGCAGTGGTCCTTAAAGTTgttgattttagggtagtGGGTTCATGCGTCGTTCTTTTGGTTTTAgtcttcttggtcgttggCTTTACTGTTGTCTTATGGGTTGTTGTCTTCAGAGTGGTTGCCTCACGAGTTGTCCTTTTAGTTGTTGCCTTCTTAGTCGAAGTTGGCTTTGTGCTAGATGTTTTACGAGTGGTTGGTTCCACAGTAGTCCTTAAAGTGGTTGATTTCTTGGTAGTGGGTTCATGCGTCGTTCTTTTGGTTGTAgtcttcttggtcgttggCTTTACTGTTGTCTTATGGGTTGTTGTCTTCCGAGTGGTTGGCTCATGAGTTGTCTTTTTAGTTGTTGCCTTCTTAGTCGTAGTAGGCTTTGTGGTAAATGATTTACGAGTGGTTGGTTCCACAGTAGTCCTTAAAGTGGTTGATTTCTTGGTAGTGGGTTCATGCGTCGTTTTTTTGGTTGTGCTCTTCTTGGTCGTTGGCTTTACTGTTGTCTTATGGGTTGTTGTCTTCCGAGTGGTTGGCTCATGAGTTGTCTTTTCAGTTGTTACCTTCTTAGTCGTAGTAGGCTTTGTGGTAGATGTTTTACGAGTGGTTGGTTCCACAGTAGTCCTAAAAGTTGTTGATTTCTTGGTAGAGGGTTCGTGCGTCGTTCTTTTGGTTGTAgtcttcttggtcgttggCTTTACTGTTGTCTTATGGGTTGTTGTCTTCCGAGTGGTTGGCTCATAAGTTGTCTTTTCAGTTGTTGCCTTCTTAGTCGTAGTAGGCTTTGTGGTAGATGTTTTACGAGCGGTTGGTTCCACAGTAGTCCTTAAAGTTGTTGATTTCTTGGTAGTGGGTTCATGCGTCGTTCTTTTGGTTGTAgtcttcttggtcgttggCGTTACTGTTGTCTTATGGGTTGTTGTCTTCCGAGTGGTTGGCTCATGAGTTGTCTTTTCAGTTGTTACCTTCTTAGTCGTAGTAGGCTTTGTGGTAGATGTTTTACGAGTGGTTGGTTCCACAGTAGTCCTTAAAGTTGTTGATTTCTTGGTAGTGGGTTCATGCGTCGTTCTTTTGGTTGTAGTCTTCTTAGTCGTTGGCTTTACTGTTGTCTTATGGGTTGTTGTCTTCCGAGTGGTTGGCTCATAAGTTGTCTTTTCAGTTGTTGCCTTCTTAGTCGTAGTAGGCTTTGTGGTAGATGTTTTACGAGTGGTTGGTTCCACAGTAGTCCTTAAAGTTGTTGATTTCTTGGTAGTGGGTTCATGCGTCGTTCTTTTGGTTGTAgtcttcttggtcgttggCGTTACTGTTGTCTTATGGGTTGTTGTCTTCCGAGTGGTTGGCTCATAAGTTGTCTTTTCAGTTGTTACCTTCTTAGTCGTAGTAGGCTTTGTGGTAGATGTTTTACGAGTGGTTGGTTCCACAGTAGTCCTTAAAGTTGTTGATTTCTTGGTAGTGGGTTCATGCGTCGTTCTTTTGGTTGTAGTCTTCTTAGTCGTTGGCTTTACTGTTGAGTTATGGGTTGTTGTCTTCCGAGATGTTGGCTCATGAGTTGTCCTTTTAGTTGTTGCCTTCTTAGTCGTAGTAGGCTTTGTGGTAGATGTTTTACGAGTGGTTGGTTCTGCAGTGGTCCTTAAAGTTGTTGATTTCTTAATAGTGGGTTCATGCGTCGTTTTTTTGGTTGTGgtcttcttggtcgttggCTCTGCAGTAGTTCTTAAAGTGGTTGATCCCTTAGTTGTTGGTTCATGGGTCgtccttttagttgttgtcttcttggtcgttggTTCAACTGTTGTCTTATGGGACGTTGTTTTCTCAGTGTTTGGCGCATGAGTTGTCTGTTCAGTTGTTTCCTCTGTAGTTGTTGGCTCTGTACTAGTCTTTGTAGTAGATGTTTTACGAGTGGTTGGTTCTGCAGTAGTCCTTAAAGTGGTTGATCCCTTAGTTGTGGGTTCATGTGTCgtccttttagttgttgtcttcttggtcgttggTTCAACTGTTGTTTTCTCAGTGGTTGGCTCATGAGTTGTCTTTTCAGTTGTTACCTTCTTAGTCGTAGTAAGCTTTGTGGTAGATGATTTACTAGTGGTTGGCTCTGCAGTAGTCCTTAAAGTGGTTGATCCCTTAGTTGTTGGATCATGGGTCgtccttttagttgttgtcttcttggtcgttggTTCAACTGTTGCCTTATGGGTCGTTGTTTTCTCAGTGGTTGGCTCATGAGTTGTCTTTTCAGTTGTTTCCTCCGTAGTTGGCTCTGTACTAGTCTTTGTAGTAGATGTTTCACGAGTGATTGGTTCTGCAGTAGTCCTTAAAGTGGTTGATCCCTTAGTTGTGGGTTCATGTGTCgtccttttagttgttgtcttcttggtcgtAGGTTCAACTGTTGTCTTATGGGTCGTCGTTTTCTCAGTGGTTGGCTCATGAGTTGTCTTTTCAGTTGTTTCCTCCGTAGTTGTCTCTGTACTAGTCTTTGTAGTAGATGTTTTACGAGTGGATATCTCTGCAGTAGTCCTTAAAGTGGTTGATCCCTTAGTTGTGGGTTCATGTGTCgtccttttagttgttgtcttcttggtcgttggTTCAACTGTTGTCTTATGGGTCGTTGTTTTCTCAGTGGTTGGCTCATGAATTGTCTGTTCAGTTGTTTCCTCTGTAGTTGTTGGCTCTGTACTAGTCTTTGTAGTAGATGTTTTACGAGTGATTGGTTCTGCAGTTTTACGAGTGGTTGGCTCTGCAGTAGTCCTTAAAGTGGTTGATCCCTTAGTTGTGGGTTCATATGTCgtccttttagttgttgtcttcttggtcgttggTTCAACTGTTGTCTTATGGGTCGTTGTTTTCTCAGTGGTTGGCTCATGATTTGTCTGTTCAGTTGTTTCCTCTGTAGTTGTTGGCTCTGTACTAGTCTTTGTAGTAGATGTTTTACGAGTGATTGGTTCTGCAGTAGTCCTTAAAGTGGTTGATCCCTTAGTTGTGGGTTCATGTGTCgtccttttagttgttgtcttcttggtcgtAGGTTTAACTGTTGTCTTATGGGTCGTTGTTTTCTCAGTGGTTGGCTCATGAGTTGTCTTTTCAGTTGTTCCCTCTGTAGTTGGCTCTGTACTAGTCTTTGTAGTATATGTTTTACGAGTGATTGGTTCTGCAGTAGTCCTTAAAGTTGTTGATCCCTTCGTTGTGGGTTCATGTGTCGTCCTTTTAGTTGCtgtcttcttggtcgttggTTCAACTGTTGTCTTATGGGTCGTTGTTTTCTCAGTGGTTGGCTCATGAGTTGTCTTTTCAGTTGTTTCCTCCGTAGTTGGCTCTGTACTAGTCTTTGTAGTAGATGCTTTACGAGTGATTGGTTCTGCAGTAGTCCTTAAAGTTGTTGATTTCTTGGTAGTGGGTTCATGCGTCGTTTTTTTGGTTGTGgtcttcttggtcgttggCTTTACTGTTGTCTTATGGGTTGTTGTCTTCCGAGTGGTTGGCTCATGAGTTGTCTTTTCAGTTGTTACCTTCTTAGTCGTAGTAGGCTTTGTGGTAGATGATTTACTAGTGGTTGGCTCTGCAGTAGTCCTTAAAGTGGTTGATCCCTTAGTTGTTGGTTCATGGGTCgtccttttagttgttgtcttcttggtcgttggTTCAACTGTTGTCTTATCTGTCGTTGTTTTCTCAGTGGTTGGCTCATGAGTTGTCTTTTCAGTTGTTTCCTTCGTAGTTGGCTCTGTACTAGTCTTTGTAGTAGATGTTTTACGAGTGATTGGTTCTGCAGTAGTCCTTAAAGTTGTTGATTTCTTGGTAGTGGGTTCATGCGTCGTTTTTTTGGTTGTGgtcttcttggtcgttggCTTTACTGTTGTCTTATGGGTTGTTGTCTTCCGAGTGGTTGGCTCATGAGTTGTCTTTTCAGTTGTTACCTCCTTAGTCGTAGTAGGCTTTGTGGTAGATGATTTACTAGTGGTTGGCTCTGCAGTAGTCCTTAAAGTGGTTGATCCCTTAGTTGTTGGTTCATGGGTCgtccttttagttgttgtcttcttggtcgttggTTCAACTGTTGTCTTATCTGTCGTTGTTTTCTCAGTGGTTGGCTCATGAGTTGTCTTTTCAGTTGTTTCCTCCGTAGTTGGCTCTGTACTAGTCTTTGTAGTAGATGTTTTACGAGTGATTGGTTCTGCAGTAGTCCCTAAAGTGGTTGGTCCCTTAGTTGTGGGTTCATGTGTCgtccttttagttgttttCTTGGTCGTAGGTTCAACTGTTGTCTTATTTTAGCCGCCGTTTACAGAAGTTAATATTCTAATACAATTTCACGTGactcttttattttgatcTGTCCTTTAGCTTGGTTCAACAGCGACTGACTGCCGTGCTCTCTGCAGAGTGGCGAGTCGATTAGTCGATAAGTTTCTCGATAATATTCGTATGTTAAGGATGGGTGTATGAGTGTATAAGCTTATGACTAGATTGGCTATGTATAATTAGGTATGTATGACTAAGAGTAACGGAAGAGGGTAGAAGGAGCAGCCTACTACAACTCGGCCGTCCTGACAACTAGATCTCCCGATCGTAGGATTTTATAACAATTAACGTTTCTTAAAGCTAAGGGTcctgtttcttattttattcttCTCAGTGGAGATACTTTTGAACGgtcttaaacatttttttggttttcttttcttcttgtttgttttctttgttttacaATTGCTTCTTAAATTATACATTCGATTTCGTACAGAGTTTCTTAAATTATACTTTCTATTTTGTACAGAGTTTCTCAAATTATACTTTCTATTTTGTAGACTCttaatttttctttgccaGTGTTTTATATTCTGTATGCTCCATACACCCCGGTAAGGATTGCGAGAAATTTGAAATCCATCAACATCTTCCAGAAGGAAGCGATCATTTTTGAGAACTTTGCTTATGACATAGGGTCCTTTATGCTTTGGAATTAACTTCTTAGCTATGCCTGTTGTTGAGTCAAAATTTTTAACCATGACGTAGTCGCCTTTTGTGAACACTCCTgatcgttttcgttttttgtcaACATATTCTTTATTGTATGCTTGTGCTATTTTCTGACTTGCCTCGCCTTTATTTCTAATACTTTCTAAATCTCTTTCTTCAATCGTTTCTCCAATTTCctcaattttttcttttaactcATCCATAATTTGTCCTTTTTGTTGTAACCCAAATAACATTATGCTAGGATACTGTTTAATGCTGCGGTGTTGTGTATTGTTCAGGGTATATTCGACCTTTTCTAAGACTAAGTCCCAGTGTAGACCTTGATCAGGTTCAATTAACTTGCTAATCATTGGACCAAGACTTCGGTTTATACGTTCAACTTGACCGTTGGCCTGTGGTGATCCTGTTGCaatttttatgtgtttaaCATTGCATTCTTTCAAAAATGAGTCAAAATCGCCAGACGTGAAACATGCTCCTCTATCTGATATGATACACTTAGGCCTACTGTATGCTCTGAAGTAGTCGTTTAACGATTGTATGACTTCTTTTGTGTTCGTAGTTTTTGTTGCGTATAGTCTGACAAACTTTGTGAATGCATCTACTATCACTAGAATATGTTTCTTCGGTCTAGCCAAGTCTACTGGACCATAATGGTCAATATGGATTATTTCAAAAGGTTTGTTTCCCTTAGGTATGTTGTGTAGAAATCCTTCTGTTTTTCCTGTTTTGGGACTgaatgaaatacattttaaacagTTGCTGATATGTGTGCTACACTTCTGTTTTAAATTTGGAAACCAATAGTTCTTCATTATAGCTTCTATCATTTTGTCTCTTCCTACGTGTCCAAGTTCGTTGTGATATTTGTATAACACTTGTTCTTCCATTTCTATCGGAACGTAGAACAGCAatctattttcatttgtctTTTTGTAAACTATACCATTTCTCATCTcatacaatttattttctgtgttttctaACAATTGCCtgatttcttttaattttgtatcttTCCCTTGACATATAACTAGATTATCTTCGAAACTGTTTGTTTGTATTACCATAATATTTGTACACCTACTCAGTGCGTCAACATGTTGCATGCGGCTACCTGCCCTATGCACAATTTCAAAATCATAACCTTGGAATTCTAAAGCCCACCTGGCTATCCTAGGGTTTAGCTCTTTTTTGCTTAGGGTCAAAATTAATGAGTTGCAGTCGGTGACTATTTTAAATGTCCTCCAATGAAGATAAACTCTAAATCTACGTAACGAATAAACAATGGCTAAAGTTTCTAACTCGAAACTGTGGTATTTTGATTCAATATCTGTTGTCCGTTTTGAAAAGAATGAAACTGGGTGCCATTTCTGGTCCTCCTTCTTTTGCATAAGTACAGCACCGAATCCAGAAGAACTTGCATCACAATGCAATTCTGTTTCGTGTTTGTGGTTGTATATAGCTAAGACCGGTGattgtattaatttatctttTAACATATTAAAACAAGACATTTCTTCACTACCAAATTTGAACGGTTTATCTTTTTTTAGAATGTCATGCAATGGTTTAGCTAGTCtagaaaaatcttttatgaaCCGTCGAAAATATGAGcataatcccaaaaaactttgtacTGTATGAACATTGTTAGGTATTGggaaattttttattgcctcGATTCCTTTGTCATTGGGCATTATGCcgtctttatttattatgaacCCAAGATATTTTATACTCGATTGCATAAACTCACATTTGTCTATTCTTAATTCAAGTTTATTTTCAActaatcttttaaaaatttctttcAACGTTTCTAAGTGTTCGTTTATATTTTCGGTTGCCAATAGAATGTCGTCCATATATATTACTACTTTGTTTTCTCTAATCATATCAGCAAAAATTTTGTTAACAAATCTTTGGAACACAGACGGGGCGTTTTTGAGGCCAAATGGCATTCGCAGCCACTCGTATTGGCCTAATGGTGTAACGAAAGAGGTGTATTTTATTGATTCTTTTTTAACATGCACGTGGAAAAAACCGTTTTTAAGATCGAGTTTGGTGAAAACAGTTTTCTCATTCATTCTATCTAACAAGTCATCTATAAGAGGTAGAGGATAGTTGTCTTTCATTGtcattttattaagttttctAAAGTCGACGCACATACGTAAGTCtccagttttctttttcactaaaacaataGGCGATGCATATTCCGAGTCGCTTGGTCGTATAAATCCGTTTTCCAAATATTCGTCTAATAGTTTTTGTAACTTGTCTTTTTCTGTGTATGAAAGCCTCCTAGGAGAACAGCTAAACGGTTTCGGGTTTTTCAAACACAATTGTATTTCACTTCTAACTGTCGGTTCATTTGgcctttttgcatttatataaaaatttctAAACAACCTATCGAATTCTAGTTGTAACCTATTGCTAACATTTTCTCCTATTTTGTATTCTAACTCACTTTCAGTTACATGACATATTCTTAGTACTTCCTTATCAAAGTTGTGATTTAATTGTTCGTAAACGTTTTTATCTTTTGGCAATTTAAAACTAACGATTTCTTTTGAAGTGTTAACAATTTCATCTTctgataattttgatttactGACATTCTTTTGTTGATTATCTATTTCATCTCTTAACGATATTGGACCAGTTTCTTTATGCTGTTGATTAacgattttattttctaacgatttcggactaataattgcatttttagaCGATTTTGGactaacaatttcattttctaacgatttcggactaataattgcatttttagaCGATTTTGGactaacaatttcattttcagtaaACATTgatcttttgtttatttccatGGGTTTTCTCAACGCAATCATTCCCAAGGTGTAGGggtctaaatttaaattgcatgcAGTTAAAAAATCTCTGCCGAGAATAACATTATACCTCATAGACTGGTCGCAAACAATGATTaaacgaaaatatatttttattgatccTTTCAATACATAACATGTGGTTTGTCCATGTGTTTTGAGAATACAGTTGTTTAAACCAAAATAGCAAGTATTAACTAGGGCTAACTTCATTGTCTCGTTAATAAGTGACTTTTTAATGATAGATATAGGACTGCCAGAGTCTATGAGGCATTCTGAAACTATAGGCTTATaagcattttcaaaaaaattaattttaaaccaTCTTACATAATTATTAGTTGAAACGCTCTTCCTTGTGGGACATTGTGCCACCAGGTGTCCAAGTTGTCCACAGGAGTAGCACGAACCTGGTTCACGTTTGGGCTTCTTGCAGATGTCAGCTTTGTGTCCTCTTGAATTACAGTTTGCGCATCGTATGGCATCTTTGTAGTCGGTTGGCTGTACAGGTGGCTCCCTCCGAGCTGGCAAACGGATGTTCGAAAATGCGCGTAGCATCTCCGACGGAGTAGAGAAGCATTGAATCCGTGCTTGGGTACGGAAATTTTGCAGCGGTATGCCCTCTATCATCTGGTCCAGTAGTTCGTCGTCGTCGATGTTTATCCCGTTTGAGAGAGCCATCTTCTCGTCGTAATAACTGCAGAAATTCTCCTCGGTTTTCCACTTGCGACTCTCGAATTTTCGCCGGATCTCAGCCTTGGATGATTGCTCGCCAAAAGTCAATGACAGTTGATCAAGCAAATTGTCAATTGGTTCGATCAATCGAGCAGGGTGCGCATGTAACCAGACTTGCGCGTTTCCTTTAAGTTTAGTGATGAGTAAGATGCGTAAATGGTTGTCATCGATGTTGAAAGTGCGTGCGATATTTTTGACCACTGTTATCCAGGCACGCGCGCAAGTTTTCCCATCGTAATCGGTTATCGTCTCTTTGGCGAGAGCGAGAGCATCAACTGGAAAACGCTGGCTCTCCGCTCTCTCGTTGGATCGCTGCGGCGAGTGAAATGTTGTGTTCTCTTTTGTGGCGCCAGCCTGCGTAAACTGCGCCGTCTGGATAACGGAACTAACTGTAGCCTTGCTTtgctctggttgttgttgttcttggaACTGCGAGCTCGATCGTGTTCCGTTAAGCATTGCCTTCGCTTCTGCTAGCTCTGCGCGTAGTTGCTGTAGCTCGAACATGTTTGTCTCCCTCTCACTGCCAGTTTCGGTTGATTCTTTTCTGTTCATTGCATTCACACTTACGTGATCGGTGTTAATTTCACAATTCTGAAAATCCAGTGAAGAAAAAATGTCGTTTCCTGGTGGAGCGTTTTTCTGGGGGTGCTCCGGTGGACAATCGCCCCGAACTGCCGTTGGGATGTCTTGCAGCCTCGCGATTAATTCGGTTTTTGTGCCCTCCGTATTTTGGCCCAGAATACGTAGCCAATCTTTTAGGGTTGTCAGCGAAAAGTCGTTCAGGATGATTTTATCGTCCATTTTGGATTATTAATCCCACTTCTGAGATTTTAGCCGCCGTTTACAGAAGTTAATATTCTAATACAATTTCACGTGactcttttattttgatcTGTCCTTTAGCTTGGTTCAACAGCGACTGACTGCCGTGCTCTCTGCAGAGTGGCGAGTCGATTAGTCGATAAGTTTCTCGATAATATTCGTATGTTAAGGATGGGTGTATGAGTGTATAAGCTTATGACTAGATTGGCTATGTATAATTAGGTATGTATGACTAAGAGTAACGGAAGAGGGTAGAAGGAGCAGCCTACTACATTATGGGTCGTTGTTTTCTCAGTGGTTGGCTCATGAGTTGTCTTTTCAGTTGTTTCCTCCGTAGTTGGCTCTGTACTAGTCTTTGTAGTAGATGTTTTACTAGTGATTGGTTCTGCAGTAGTCCTTAAAGTGGTTGGTCCCTTAGTTGTGGGTTCATGTGTCgtccttttagttgttgtcttcttggtcgtAGGTTCAACTGTTGTCTTATGGGACGTTGTTTTCTCAGTGTTTGGCTCATGAGTTGTCTGTTCAGTTGTTTCCTCTGTAGTTGTTGGCTCTGTACTAGTCTTTGTAGTAGATGTTTTACGAGTGGTTGGCTCTGCAGTAGTCCTTAAAGTGGTTGATCCCTTAGTGGTGGGTTCATGTGTCgtccttttagttgttgtcttcttggtcgttggttcaactgttgtcttatgggtcgttgttttctcagtggttggctcatgagttgtcttttcagttgttttctCCGTACTTGTTGGCTCTGTACTTGTCATTGTAGTAGATGTTTTACTAGTGATTGGTTCTGCAGTAGTCCTTAAAGTGGTTGATCCCTTAGTTGTGGGTTCATGTGTCgtccttttagttgttgtcttcttggtcgtAGGTTCAACTGTTGTCTTATGGGTCGTTGTTTTCTCAGTGGTTGGCTCATGAGTTGTCTTTTCAGTTGTTTCCTCCGTAGTTGGCTCTGTACTAGTCTTTTTAGTAGATGTTTTACGAGTGATTGGTTCTGCAGTTGTCCTTAAAGTTGTTGATCCCTTCGTTGTGGGTTCATGTGTCGTCCTTTTAGTTGCtgtcttcttggtcgttggTTCAACTGTTGTTTTCTCAGTGATTGGCTCATGAGTTgtcttttcagttgttttctCCGTACTTGTTGGCTCTGTACTAGTCTTTGTAGTAGATGTTTTACGAGTGATTGGTTCTGCAGTAGTCCTTAAAGTGGTTGGTCCCTTAGTTGTGGGTTCGTGTGTCgtccttttagttgttgtcttcttggtcgtAGGTTCAACTGTTGTCTTATGGGACGTTGTTTTCTCAGTGTTTGGCTCATGAGTTGTCTGTTCAGTTGTTTCCTCTGTAGTTGTTGGCTCTGTACTAGTCTTTGTAGTAGATGTTTTACGAGTGGTTGGCTCTGCAGTAGTCCTTAAAGTGGTTGATCCCTTAGTTGTGGGTTCATGTGTCgtccttttagttgttgtcttcttggtcgttggttcaactgttgtcttatgggtcgttgttttctcagtggttggctcataagttgtcttttcagttgttttctCCGTTCTTGTTGGCTCTGTACTTGTCTTTGTAGTAGATGTTTTACTAGTGATTGGTTCTGCAGTAGTCCTTAAAGTTGTTGATCCCTTCGTTGTGGGTTCATGTGTCGTCCTTTTAGTTGCtgtcttcttggtcgttggTTCAACTGTTGTTTTCTCAGTGATTGGCTCATGAGTTgtcttttcagttgttttctCCGTACTTGTTGGCTCTGTACTAGTCTTTGTAGTAGATGTTTTACGAGTGATTGGTTCTGCAGTAGTCCTTAAAGTTGTTGATCCCTTCGTTGTGGTTTCATGTGTCGTCCTTTTAGTGGCtgtcttcttggtcgttggTTCAACTGTTGTTTTCTCAGTGGTTGGCTCATGAGTTgtcttttcagttgttttctCCGTACTTGTTGGCTCTGTACTAGTCTTTGTAGTAGATGTTTTACGAGTGATTGGTTCTGCAGTAGTCCTTAAAGTGGTTGGTCCCTTAGTTGTGGGTTCATGTGTCgtccttttagttgttgtcttcttggtcgtaggttcaactgttgtcttatgggtcgttgttttctcagtggttggctcatgagttgtcttttcagttgttttctCCGTACTTGTTGGCTCTGTACTAGTCTTCGTAGTAGATGTTTTACTAGTGATTGGTTCTGCAGTAGTCCTTAAAGTGGTTGATCCCTTAGTTGTGGGTTCATGTGTCgtccttttagttgttgtcttcttggtcgtaggttcaactgttgtcttatgggtcgttgttttctcagtggttggctcatgagttgtcttttcagttgttttctCCGTACTTGTTGGCTCTGTACTAGTCTTCGTAGTAGATGTTTTACTAGTGATTGGTTCTGCAGTAGTCCTTAAAGTGGTTGATCCCTTAGTTGTGGGTTCATGTGTCgtccttttagttgttgtcttcttggtcgtAGGTTCAACTGTTGTCTTATGGGACGTTGTTTTCTCAGTGTTTGGCTCATGAGTTGTCTGTTCAGTTGTTTCCTCTGTAGTTGTTGGCTCTGTACTAGTCTTTGTAGTAGATATTTTACGAGTGGTTGGCTCTGCAGTAGTCCTTAAAGTGGTTGATCCCTTAGTGGTGGGTTCATGTGTCgtccttttagttgttgtcttcttggtcgttggttcaactgttgtcttatgggtcgttgttttctcagtggttggctcatgagttgtcttttcagttgttttctCCGTACTTGTTGGCTCTGTACTTGTCTTTGTAGTAGATGTTTTACTAGTGATTGGTTCTGCAGTAGTCCTTAAAGTGGTTGATCCCTTAGTTGTGGGTTCATGTGTCgtccttttagttgttgtcttcttggtcgtAGGTTCAACTGTTGTCTTATGGGTCGTTGTTTTCTCAGTGGTTGGCTCATGAGTTGTCTTTTCAGTTGTTTCCTCCGTAGTTGGCTCTGTACTAGTCTTTTTAGTAGATGTTTTACGAGTGATTGGTTCTGCAGTTGTCCTTAAAGTTGTTGATCCCTTCGTTGTGGGTTCATGTGTCGTCCTTTTAGTTGCtgtcttcttggtcgttggTTCAACTGTTGTTTTCTCAGTGATTGGCTCATGAGTTgtcttttcagttgttttctCCGTACTTGTTGGCTCTGTACTAGTCTTTGTAGTAGATGTTTACCGAGTGATTGGTTCTGCAGTAGTCCTTAAAGTGGTTGGTCCCTTAGTTGTGGGTTCATGTGTCgtccttttagttgttgtcttcttggtcgtAGGTTCAACTGTTGTCTTATGGGACGTTGTTTTCTCAGTGTTTGGCTCATGAGTTGTCTGTTCAGTTGTTTCCTCTGTAGTTGTTGGCTCTGTACTAGTCTTTGTAGTAGATGTTTTACGAGTGGTTGGCTCTGCAGTAGTCCTTAAAGTGGTTGATCCCTTAGTTGTGGGTTCATGTGTCgtccttttagttgttgtcttcttggtcgttggttcaactgttgtcttatgggtcgttgttttctcagtggttggctcataagttgtcttttcagttgttttctCCGTACTTGTTGGCTCTGTACTTGTCTTTGTAGTAGATGTTTTACTAGTGATTGGTTCTGCAGTAGTCCTTAAAGTTGTTGATCCCTTCGTTGTGGGTTCATGTGTCGTCCTTTTAGTTGCtgtcttcttggtcgttggTTCAAC
Proteins encoded:
- the LOC122756404 gene encoding mucin-3A-like; amino-acid sequence: MSQTLRKQRPIRQHTEPTSTEKTTEKTTHEPITEKTTVEPTTKKTATKRTTHEPTTKGSTTLRTTAEPITRKTSTKKTSTEPTTEETTEKTTHEPTTEKTTTHKTTVEPTTKKTTTKRTTHEPTTKGSTTLRTTAEPITSKTSTTKTSTEPTSTEKTTEKTTHEPTTEKTTTHKTTVEPTTKKTTTKRTTHEPTTKGSTTLRTTAEPTTRKISTTKTSTEPTTTEETTEQTTHEPNTEKTTSHKTTVEPTTKKTTTKRTTHEPTTKGSTTLRTTAEPITSKTSTTKTSTEPTSTEKTTEKTTHEPTTEKTTTHKTTVEPTTKKTTTKRTTHEPTTKGSTTLRTTAEPITSKTSTTKTSTEPTSTEKTTEKTTHEPTTEKTTTHKTTVEPTTKKTTTKRTTHEPTTKGPTTLRTTAEPITRKTSTTKTSTEPTSTEKTTEKTTHEPTTEKTTVEPTTKKTATKRTTHETTTKGSTTLRTTAEPITRKTSTTKTSTEPTSTEKTTEKTTHEPITEKTTVEPTTKKTATKRTTHEPTTKGSTTLRTTAEPITSKTSTTKTSTEPTRTEKTTEKTTYEPTTEKTTTHKTTVEPTTKKTTTKRTTHEPTTKGSTTLRTTAEPTTRKTSTTKTSTEPTTTEETTEQTTHEPNTEKTTSHKTTVEPTTKKTTTKRTTHEPTTKGPTTLRTTAEPITRKTSTTKTSTEPTSTEKTTEKTTHEPITEKTTVEPTTKKTATKRTTHEPTTKGSTTLRTTAEPITRKTSTKKTSTEPTTEETTEKTTHEPTTEKTTTHKTTVEPTTKKTTTKRTTHEPTTKGSTTLRTTAEPITSKTSTTMTSTEPTSTEKTTEKTTHEPTTEKTTTHKTTVEPTTKKTTTKRTTHEPTTKGSTTLRTTAEPTTRKTSTTKTSTEPTTTEETTEQTTHEPNTEKTTSHKTTVEPTTKKTTTKRTTHEPTTKGPTTLRTTAEPITSKTSTTKTSTEPTTEETTEKTTHEPTTEKTTTHNVVGCSFYPLPLLLVIHT